From the genome of Onychomys torridus chromosome 14, mOncTor1.1, whole genome shotgun sequence:
TAGGTAAGGTACTCTGTGTTCCCCACGGAAGAATCTCACGAATAGACGTGGCAAAACTGTCTTGTCCAGTGATCTGGGGCTTCTCTCCGAGCTTGCCTGGCCATGTTCTGTTTGTCACTGGGCTGGCTGGAGTGGCTGATACATGCCGCCTCGTGGGCAGCTGGGTCCCCGCAATGGTTGGCTGTCCTTCCCCTTTGGCCTCACAAGAGCGTCTGTCCTTCCCCAGCTCAAAGCCTGCGGCACATTCGCAGGCGAAGCCTCCCAAGTGGTCTAGACAGTCAGGGAGCTCCACGCACTTGCCATCACGAAGGTACCTCCCAGAGCAAGGGCAGAGCACGGCCCCAGGGAAAAGCCCGTCCCAGCGCGCGCTTGTCTCTTCCTGGATGCAGGTAGCTGAGACAGAGATGTCTCCGGGACATATCACACTCACCTCGGTCCCAGGAGGGCTGAAGTCCAGCGCGGAGCTGCTCAGCCGGAAAGGAGCTCGGAAACTCAAGTTAGAAGCAGCTCCGGGACGCGGTACAGGACATAGGGCCTCAAACTGATACTTGCATAAGTAGCCATTGGCGCGCAGGTGACAGCGCATCTCCTTCCAGCCTGCAGGCTCCACTCCCCCGGTGACCTGGAGCCCTGCGCACTTTCGCACGGTGCAGGAAAGTTGTGGTTCCTCCACCCACGGCAGTGTGTCGTCCTCCGAGTCATCTGCGTCCGGGGACAGCCAGGAGAAACCCCTCAGTGGCTCTTTCTCTAGCGTACACTGGGAACGGCCACGCTCCAGAGCCACCCAGAACAGAAGCTCCTTGGAGCCTCCGCCAGGCCCGGGACCTGCACGCAGGAGAGCGAGCACCGCTCGCAGCTCGGAGCCCGAGTGCACGGTGCTGAGAGTCCCACCGCGCAGGCTGCAGGCCTCCTCCGCTGCCCGCCTCTTGATGGTAGCGTGATGCAGGCTGTAGCAAGCCCCTGAGGCCGAACAGGCAGCACGATCTGCGGTGGGGTGCTCACTACTCCCGGGCCTGGGCCAGAACGCAGGACAGAGGAGGCACAGGGCAAGCGCCGGCCTCATCCTGGAGACTCAGGGTGCACAACTGCTTCCAAGTTCCTGGCTTGTCCGAGGGAACAGTTCTGCCTCTGGAGTCACCGCCCTCTACAACCCTTTCTACCACCATgtgtgccctcccctcccctctcctgaaCCCTCATCCTCCAGCAGCCAAAAGTCCCCACCAGACTCCCTTGGCCAACTGCTTCCCCTAGGCCATGACAGGAAATGTGTCCAGAGCTCTGCCAGGCCCCGTGTGGCCCTGATTTATTCAGGGGTCAGGAACACAGCCGGCGCCTCAGTGCTGGAAACACACTGGGCCAACCGAGTCCAATGCCCCACGTAGATaagcaggagaaaagaaagtTGCCACTGAGATCAAGTGAGTCTCTTTCCTTGCTCACAACTTATCTGGACTTTGGATCTCAGAATGCAGTGATGATCGTGGGCAGGAAGGACCGGAGCCGAGGAACTTGCCTGTGACCATAAGCCCACATCCACCCATTGTGTTTGTGTCCGGGACTGTGGAGTTGGCGTCAGTATGATTTGTAGACTGTTCCAGGCTTAGGGAGGTTTCCTGAGCAAGGAAAGGAATCTTGAGAGAATTGTTCTTGTGTCTTTCTAAGCCTGAAATCTCACTGTTAAACCACGGACTTCCAggggctttctctctctctctctctctctctctctctctctctctctctctctctctctctctctctcttttttttttaaaactatgtcaaAGGAAATCCAGTCATATTAACTGCCAGTCAGAGAATCTAAAATTCCTTTGGGATTTTCCATGGGAAACCGCTCCTCTAGTCAGTACTTGCCTTAAAAGTTTACTTTTAACTTCCAtttgtttatctttaaaatatctatgttccttgaagtggggtggggtgagatCTACACCAAGGTAACAAATAGCCACAGGTCCTAACTGTTCGCTTGTTAAGCTTTCTCATCACTACATGGGTGCAAACACTCTTCAGGCTAATAAGTTATACGCAAATGAGCTCACATCTTATTAAGGCCAAGAACAACTGTGTGCAATTTTCTCCTTGAACTATGTAAATATCTTTGCTCCCATAATTGTCTGCCAGTATTTATAGCAGAAAGTATAAAAGGAACATAAAAGTTCAAAAAACCTTTTTTAAGAATTAAACTATTTATTCTATTACATGACACATTCTACATTGGAAACTAATACTCTGTGACTTGAGAGATGGTGGAATCAGCCACTCCAGGTTCCAATGGCTGTTGTGTTCTCATGTACCTCCCCACTGGTTCAGTTGAAGTAGGGGAGAGCTAGAGAGACAAGTTTGAAAGGGAGGTTAAAGTCAGCATTACGGATGCTCTTTTATATTTGTGTAACAAGTTAgagaattttatagttttataaagtGCCATCACTTATCTGTCTTGACTCACAGTGGCAAATATCGTGTACTTAGACTTTCAGCTTAGCCCTTTTAAAGGTGCCCCACGCTTCTGAATTGTCTGTAATCAGAGTGTAAGTTGCCATCTCTGCTGCATCCAGATGCACTTTTTGATGCATCTCTAATGCATCCTGAAGACGCCTTTGCTAGATGGAGCCATTGAGGCTAGCAAGATGCAAGAAGGAGAATGTCAAGGCAGCGTCTGTGTGCTCCCGTCTCGTCCCTTGTCGTTGCTGTCTCTCTTCTGAGAGTTCCAAGAATCCCAAGAGGAGACAGTGACAGGGGAATCCTCACCAAAATAGCCTGACAAGTGTTACACACGTTTTCCTCCTACTCTTTTGTTTCTCACTTTGAAAGGTCACTTCTTTGTTCGTCCTTTCTCATGCCTGAGACATACAAACAGGACTTTGCATTTACATTAAGTAACAGTGTTTTataagacagaaattggaaaaatctGAAAAATCGAATTCAGTGAATTTCTACAATGCATAATCACCTGGATCAGTTCTACACACTTTTGGAATCTCATTACTGTGCCCATGTACTGTGGTGTATTTTGACAAACTCTTTTTTAGAGCTCAGCAGTCAATGGAAGTTCTTAGATATTTCAAAAGTCACTTGGCACGAGAACTGTTCTAGAGTAAGCAAGAGTGGATAACTGGGAGCTTCATAAATGCATGCTCTTACTTTCTGGCATTCTGTGTAGTGGGATATTGAAAGAGAGGAACAAACTGACCAAAATGATTGTTGTATATCATAGTTCTGGCCATGCTTGAAAACATGTGAGAGAATTAGGGGGAAAATCACCCAAAAGGAAGATTTGTCTAATTTTTAATTAACTAGGTATTATCTTACACACAACTAACATgattcaaaatatataataaatctgAAATGATGGATAGAAAGAAGGCTTTTATTTTTCAGCCATATGATTATTAGATATTATTGTAACCCCACCAAATTTTAAATACTTGACAAGAGTAAATTGCATTCCTCTGTGTATGCATACattggtgtagtgtgtgtgtgtgtgtgtgtgtgtgtgtgtgtgtgtgtgtgtatctgtctgtctgtctgtctatgtctctgtgtctgtgtttgtgtgcacatatgtgcagtcAAGAGGAATTCCTGCACACAtaacaaaatatttgtaaaagatGTTTACTGTGGTATTGTTCATATCAATAAAAATCAGAATCCATCAAAATGCTCAGAAGCAGATAATAAGTAGATTGCAGtatattcattcaataaatatggTATATTTTATCTTCAAATTTATGAAATGATATGACTTAATCTTAGCAACACAATGTTAAGTGATAAAAGTACAAAATATTATACATAGATAACTTTTTATGACTTTAAAGGTACAGagtatatgttttaaatatacatcAACTTTTTAGGAAAATAGTTACAGTTCAACAAGACAAAAGGAAGAAGATGAGACAAATATAGTATGCTGGGCAATTGATCCATTGGTTGGAAGAAAGAGGATGGACCAGCCAAAGAGCCTGGTGTTTTAACACGGTGTATTATTagagtctctttttttttcatttttttattaagaaattttctattcactttacataccaactacagatctcccttcttccctctccctacACTCCAGTCttctccaacccaccccccatccccacattttccaaatcaaggtctctcatggggagttagcagagcccagcacactcagCTGAAGCAGATCCAAGCCactcccccctgcaccaaggctgtgcaaggtaccACACCCtagcactgggctccaaaaagcctgcccatgtgCCAGGGACGGATCCTGATTCGATTCCCCTGCCTAGGAGCCCCCCAAAcagtatccagagggcctagtctagtcctgtAGGGGGCTCCATATTATTAGAGTCTTAATTGTTGTTTTAGGTAGTAGCTTTGTGGATGACCAATTGGATCTTAAAACTAAGCAATgaccaaataaacaaaagttgAGCAAATAATGGTAGAATAACATGATCAAGAGTGCCAGAATCTCAAattataaagatgaaataaaattgttGACTCTATCTTCAAAAAGTATTTTCAGCATATTGTCTTTTAACCCCATAGTTTTACAGGTAAGCTCTTCAAAATTGAAGCTATTTGTAATCTGAAAggcataataattaaaatattttctttcttctacttatttattatctttaatgattaagaaaaaattaatttttaatttattctttcatataatacatcTCAACTGCAgattcctctctcccctcctgccaagtccctcctcctccctttcttcccccatccactccttcttcttttctcttcagaaaatggcaggcctcccatggataacAACCAAACAGCATAtaaaattgcagtaagactaggcacctcctctcctattaaggttggacaaggcaacccagtaggaggaaagggtcccaaaggcaggcaacagagtcagagacagctcctgctgccacaagaagaccaagccatACAACTGCAacaaagctaccctggactacatgagattgactcagtctaggagagaaaacagagccagggggtggtggcacacacctttaatcccagcactgggaagcacacacatctttaatcccagaaagtagcCAGGCAGAGAAATGTATATAAAGCACGAGAAGACAGAAACTAAAGGCCTTTTGGCAGAAGCATACCTTTTGGCTAGAGGCCTTTCGGCTAGAAAGCCTTTTCAAGCTAAGGAGTTTGTGAGGTAAGAgggggtagctgtggcttgttcctttgcctTTCTAATCTTTCAagatttaccccaatatctggtaccaggTTTTTagtaataagaccatttagcaattcaagCTACAGtaacatatgtagagggcctaggtcagtcccaaacaggttccctggttgtcggttcagtctctgtgagcccctatgaaccctgcttagttgattttgtgggccatcttgtggtatccttgacccctctgcttcctacaatccttcttccccctcttgcacaggattctctgagctctgcctaatgtttcaTTGTGGGtcactgcatctgtttccatcagctgctCGAGgcaacctctctgatgacaattatgccAGGCTCCTGTCTAAGAGTATAGAAAAATATCATTAGgattcattgactttttttttttctggtcatgtTTGGTTCTCTGGGCTATCCtacctctggttcctggcccttcAGATAGTGTCAGTGGTGGGCTCCCTCCCATGGCATGAATCTCAAGAGGGCTGGCCTCTTCCCTAATTTCTGTTCCATCTTTACCCCGGAACATCTTGttggcaggacaaattgtaggtcgaaggttttgtgactggaagtcttgcctggttacaaaaGATGGCCATTTCAGGATCCGTATctccccattactaggagtcttataggtcaccctcatagatttctgggagtttccattgcactagttTTCTAGCTTGTCACAGAGGTAACCCCTAACTTCACTTGTCCCTCCCAGTACTGTTTCCCTCTGTCTTACCCCAGCCTGATCTCTCCtggtcctccccctccccactcttccTCACCCCTCCCTGCAGTGGGGGATGTCTATTCCatttcccttcccaggaagattcatgctccctcacacacacacaccttgagccctacttgttacttagcttctctggctctgtggatggttcttttctctatttcaTGGTTATTGTggactttacagctaatatccactgaTAGGTGAgaacatatcatgtttgtcttttctgggtctgggcttCCTCactcagaatttatttatttttagttctatccatttgcctgcacatttcatgatgccatttcttttttaacagctgagtaaatacttcattgtgtaaatgtgtcacattttctttatccattcttcagtttagggaCATctagaaggggaggagggagaaggagagggagagagagactgggtatggcatggacttttgaaacctcaaagcccaccccagtgacacaaacctcttctaacaaggcctaatccttctcaaacagttctatcagctggggaccaagtatcaAAACATGTGAGCCCATGAAGGCCAATCCCATTCAGGCCACCATCAATACACTCATAGCCTTTGGAATTGGGTGGGACATAAATAAAATGACCCTTTTCACTCAACAGGCTGTAGATGTTCTCTGCTTTTATGGCTCTTTTAAAATTCAGGTCCATAAATCTTGGTGTTCTTCAGGGCCTGATCCTAGGTCTTCTTCTACTTTAGTGGACATTCTTTTCCCTTAGGCAACCTTCCATATTGCTATGTCATGGATGTGATATCATCACCATGCTAATTATgtccacacatatatgtacacccTTTTTTCATACTATGTCTTTTACCTATTTACGTTTACACTTTGATGTGagatagaaaaaggaaaggaaagcccaAGTCAATATAAGGAGTATTACTGTAGTGAATAGGCTTTACCCCACTGGGAACCTTTTGGGAGACAAAACTCAACTCAGCATGTCCTAGGAGAAGCCGGGATATTGACAATTTGCTATCCTTCAACTGATAAGTCAAGGGTTTGGGAGCCATAGATATTTTCAGCAATCCCTGAGTTCAAGTCAAGAAAACATTGGTATCTTAGAACATTTGTGGGTAAAGGTGACTTGAGAGAGTGTTCTGAAGACACCTTTGGGCACAGTACATATGAGAGGTTATTCTGAAGACATCTGTGGTCATGGGTACACCTGAGTGAGTGTCCTTAAGACATCTGAGGGCCTGGGTACACCAGAGTGGGTGTGCTGAAGACATCTGTGGGCATGGGTACACCCGAGTAGGGGCCCTGAAGACATCTGTGGACAAAGGTCTGTAAGCATTCACTTTGAATGTTTGAAATTTTGAAGTTTCAATGACAATTGAAGTATTCTGTAACATTTTCCATcattttgtgtgatattttgacaaCATTATGACAATAAAGTTTCCTTAGAGGCCAGAGGTAGCCTCTAGCAGACCAAGAGGTCCTGAAGGACAGataggaggagacaggaagcagtaaggtggggctgagagaggatgttaGTCATTTTGGACTGAGGAATGGAAGAAAGAGGAGGTCACTGCTGGCTTCTCctcttctctgatcattcaggttcttacctcCATATCTGACTTccatattttttattgataaaaaataattagataaatgcttcaccATTATCCTTCAAGTTTTTCACTTAAACACCCTTTTTCTTATCCCGAGGTAGATAATAGGACTGTTGTTTCTTTGACCTGTTCGTTCCTTgatgttttcttcattgtattgTGAAACACAGAGACACGTAGTTATTTGTGTGATTCAACACATTTTCCTCAATACCTTTCTATTCAAGTGCTAGCAATATTAAGAGTAAAGGTCACACATTAGAAAAGTAGAAGCTTAGTCCCACCCCTGGCACACTGTTAGAATTCCCATACAGACCAATTCCTCATGTGGTCTACATCCCCTTTAATAGTGTGTGAAGCGCTGATACACCAGACAATATTTTTGTGGATTGCAGTGGTTGTTTTACTTTAGCTCACAAACAATGAAGTAGGGACATAGTTAACACTCAAGCAGTAAGTTTAAAAATTGCGTGCCCTGGGTACATATGGCCAAGTATACACAGTGTGCATATGGgcaggcacacatatatacatgtgagcAGACAGCTTTGCAAAACATGAGCAAGCATACAAACAGAATGGACATTTGGGCAAATGGACATACAGGGCATACATGGGCAggtacacacacagtgcacatgtggacaaTCACACAACACAATTCACATACAGATAGGCAGACACACATGGAATATACGTATGGGCAGACACACACCTACACAGTACACACAGTATGGTTATGTGTAAGTAACTTGGGAAAGTCCTGTATGTTGGCAATTGGACATCAgaaatttttcagttttgtgtcaAGAATCAGATCACAATTCCACAGGAGCAGCAGTCTTCCAGGTCCTTTGGCCAAGACTTCTCCTAATAAATTGATTTGGGATTTTACTGACAAACTTTCTTCATAACACAGCTGGCAGGATTTTTTAATTTAGGTTTTGGGGCAGTTCACCATTCCAGATCCAGCTGTACCTTTGATATGATTTATGCTAGGAGGCTTTATATGGTAACTATGCTTGATAATCAAAGCGTGCCTTAGGACCCAaagcatcttttattttattttattttatttttttattggtgCCTGCACAATTTCCACTTCAcagagctggagaagggagagaaaaaaaaaatcacaactacTTATTAGAAATCCTATTAGGCTTATCTGCTATCACTTTGTAAGTACCAGGGATAATCAGCAGTTACCTTAGCATTTGCCTTGTAGAGACAGTGGAACATGGCAATTACTATTAGCTAGACTTAATAGGTGGTTCCTTTTAAGGCTTATGCATCTGAAAACTCCACACATCCTGCACAACAGATTCTATATTGGCTTTCTCTTCCTGACATGTGATTTATTCTCATGATTATAAAGCATTACAAATCTGATACAGTCAAGGGATTTCTGTTTGACCTTCACATTTAGCTTCaagaagttttgtttttccacagaAGTGATTTAGGCAAAGTAGCCAATCAAATTGGAGGccatatatctttttgttttgctacCACTGTTTTTGGTACTGAAGTCACATAAAATGATATGATTTATAGCAACGgagagaaatggggaaaaaaactgCCTCCAAAATATACTGTAGTTATGGCACATAGACATCTATTTAATAGAAACCAAAGGTCTTTTTTATCATAATTGTGTGGAATTATACTGTTTGTGAGTGGTTCTACTGAGGATTTGACTTTGAAGTTTCGTTGTTAGATTGGAGTATTTTCAACAGATTTTCTTTCAGTGCCTCACAGTATTTCACAATCTTAAATGTATTGTGAATAAGTTATGATTTGGTAGTGGCCATTCTGTGGCTATTCTTTCTGTGACTCGAAAGTGCTAATGGGGAGTTTGACTGAAGAGTTGTCTCAAGCATCTTAGGTTTCCTCTTCCTGATTTAACAAAGTGACCCTGAGCCACAGGAGATCAATGCAGAAAGCAAGTAGAGGTTTTAGGAATTCGACCTATGACTGCAACATTCTTGGAATGACTTCCAAATGTGCATTCAGGATTGGGGGCAGAACTTGCAGAGTATCTGATGGTTTCTTATATGCTTTGGATTGTCTACCCAAGAGCACTCACTCATTCTGGTGTGTGGCTGAGGAGAGCAGTGAAGGATGTAGAGGTTAGCACAGAGGCTTCACCAGTGCATCAGGAGATCCTTTTTCCTCTTTGTGATTCAGGGAATTCTGGGCTTTGTTGTATCCTCTTTCTGGGTGCTGACAAAATATGATTTTGCTGCACTTTAGCAGAAGAGCAGAACTCTGAACTCAGCAGGAACGAAGACAGCCCATTCTTCTCTTACTCTCCCATCACTACTTCAGTCTTTTGATATAAAGATactgggtggggggtggaggtgggggtgggtcgTTTTGTTGGTATACTGGAGCAATAGTTTTTTTGAAAGGCACTTCCACcccttcatattttattttattcttttatttaaaatagatgcttttctcatacaatataggtcccctccctctgttcctcccagctcctccccacctttCCTTCCCTTAGATCCactccccttctgtctctcattagaaaagaacatgcttctaagagataacaaccaaacatgacaacataaaatataataagatgaagcaaaaacgaTCATATCGAATTTAGACAAGGAAAAccaacaggaggaagagagtcccaagagcaggcaaaagggtCAGCGACATACTTGTTCTCATAGTTAGGGGTCTAATAAAAATACTAAGTTAAAAACTACTAAGCTAATAGCTGcagtacacacacagaggacatggTGGAAACCCATGTacaccctgtgcttgctgcttcactCTCTGTGAACTCGTAAGTTCCTTCCTTAGATGATTCAGAGAGCTTTGTTCACCTGGTGTCTTgcaccctctggctcttacagtctttctgcttcctcttccatgggattccctgagctctgaggtgaggatttgatgaagacctccattaaaatctctctctctctctctctctctctctctctctctgtctctctctctctctgtctctctctctctctctctctctctctctccctccctctctctctctctctccccctccctctctccctctctccctctctccctccctctctctctctctcccttcctccctccctcctcctcctccttcttctctctctctctctctttctctctccctctctccctccctccctccctcccttcctcctcctcctccctccctccctccttctcctcctcctcctcctcctcctcctcctccttcttcttctctctctctctctctctctctctctctctctctctctctctctctctcatatttctggctatggatctctctgtatctgttctcATCTGCaactggaggaagcctctctgaacATGACTggacaagacactgatctatgaggatagcagaatatcattagaaatcatttcattgttttctgtttgtttgtttgtcagcctaggtctctgggctgtctagtctctggttcttggttactcaAGCAATGTCTGATATGGGTTCCTTCTTATGGAGTGGGCCATAAGTCAAATCAGActttggttggctactcccacaagttttgccacattgccctagcatatctttcaGGCAGAACAGGTTGTAGATctaaggttttgtgactgggttggtgttcaCGTTTCTTTTTCGGACTAGGCAAAAATATTTTCCCACTC
Proteins encoded in this window:
- the Clec14a gene encoding C-type lectin domain family 14 member A, with translation MRPALALCLLCPAFWPRPGSSEHPTADRAACSASGACYSLHHATIKRRAAEEACSLRGGTLSTVHSGSELRAVLALLRAGPGPGGGSKELLFWVALERGRSQCTLEKEPLRGFSWLSPDADDSEDDTLPWVEEPQLSCTVRKCAGLQVTGGVEPAGWKEMRCHLRANGYLCKYQFEALCPVPRPGAASNLSFRAPFRLSSSALDFSPPGTEVSVICPGDISVSATCIQEETSARWDGLFPGAVLCPCSGRYLRDGKCVELPDCLDHLGGFACECAAGFELGKDRRSCEAKGEGQPTIAGTQLPTRRHVSATPASPVTNRTWPGKLGEKPQITGQDSFATSIREILPWGTQSTLPTVQKSPHVKPKVTVTPSGSMIPTLNYTSSPSVSPTFDSSTVVFILVSIAVIVLVILTMTVLGLFKLCFHKSPSSRTRKEALDSRGVESNAEATALSPNSAHCTDNGVKVGDCGLRGPAEGASLAGSSLGSGDT